The genomic window CGAACATGGCGATCACTGCTAGGGAATAAAACACCTGCAAAACATGAGCAGCAAAGGCCCccaagagaagaaagaaaagtcAGGCTTTtgtaataaaaaaaactttgcataAGTTGCAACATGTGACCGATGATTTAACTAACGAATTATATATATGTGAAAAAAGCCAGCAATCAAGTGTACCAAGAGATATAATAGAGGGATCAGCACACTTACGAAGAGGGCTCTGATCTGTCCGGCCATCACAGGGTTGGTGGCGACGGGTTTTGGCACCTCCTCCGCCACGGTCGTCGCCATCTTCGCCTTGGCGCTGTTGCCCCTCCTCTTCGCGCTCGTCGGAAACTCGCAACCTCTATCTAAATCGCGCAAACCGCAACCTGATAAACCCAAATTAAAGTTCCCCTCGACTCGTCGATCGAAAACTGAGAAGGACGTTTGCGGCGCTCGCGATATATATATGTCTGTGAGATGCCTGCGGCGGCGGAAAAAGGATGGACACGGACACGGACACTCGGACTCAGGAGAGTTCGGCTGCAAGACTTTGTACGAATACGATACCCGCGACTCGGGCTCGGTTCCGTACTGGACTCAAGTCTTGTCCCCATCTCAGCAGAGCAGAGTCGCAGCGAGATCGATTGGAGCACAAGCAGGCTTCCCCGATGGCCACGACGTCGAGCGACCGGAGGGTGATATCCTCAAGGGGTTACCGTAGCGAGGACCACATGGAGCTGCTCCCGGGCGCCGAGCCGTCCGGGTCCATCCTCGTCAGGAACCTCTACATACCTCTCCTGCGACCCCTACAAGCGGCCCAAGATGGCGTGCATTGCGGATTTGCTCCCCGAAGAAGGGCGGAACGTGTTCGTTTCTGACGGCGGCTGTCCGCAGAGGACACCGGCGGGTCTTCACCGTTGAGAAACGGACGCGAGAGAGTGAGGGCATCTCGACGAGTACTGCGAAGCCGGCCCGCGGGGTCTTTGACGGCAAGAGGATGGGCAAGGAGATCGACGCTGCTCGCTGCAGCGGGCAGCGGCGATGGATGCCGGAGGCGACGGCTGACGTCAAAGGAGAACACGTGTCCGGGTTTGCTTCACAAGGGCGCGGGTGACGTCGGGAAGAAAATTCAATATACCAGGGCCCAGAGCCCAGTCGCCCAGATGCCTTCGATAGCACGACGCGTGGCGCCCCAAAAAAATCACCGCAGCAGCACCTAGCCGCCTCGCGTATGCACGGCTCGTCCGACTACACGCGGCTCTAGCTCACGACCAACAGCACGTTGGCTTCTCATGTCCCCTAATATAAGGCCTAAGTCACCGATATGCATATGAGTATGGACGACGGCGCGACCTTGCAAGTGGCACAAACTACTTGCTTGTTCCGAGCGCACATACTTCTTTCTGGGCATGGACGACGTCGGCACCCCCAACCGCCCATGGGCTTAGCTCCGGCCTGAACCACAGTGGCAACGCCTCCTACGATGGAAATGAAAAAGACTTCGCCCAACAGGCAGCCGGAAGCGCCGCCAACGACGTGAGGGTTCGGCCGCTGCGAGCCCTGAGAATCCAATCGGGAGAAACGCGTATGGAAGGGACGCCATAACCGTGCGGACATGAGGGTTCGTAGACAGTGTCCCAAGATTCAGTGCGGTGGACACGTTCATGATGGATATGCATACAACTATAGAAGGCCAGCTGCTGACACTGGTTCAAGCACCGAAATCATGGTTTGCTCATAAGACCAAAGAAAACTACTCACATTTTGATTAGTTATATAATATGAACTTGGATCGGGAGGATGAGGATCTCCTATCAAAGACTAGCTGATCAAAAGCTAAAAGAATCAGGTTACATCTTTTTCCAGACGAGAAAAAGAGGCACCTCATCGAATTCGTTGTGTTCAACTCAGACGTGGCAACGGTTGCCTTCCGTCCTGCAAAATAGTATTTGTAGAGAAACGTCAACATTGTCCCCGTTGCACATGAGTTGCGGACAGCTCCACAACACGAGGACACTCCACCTCACCGGATGAAAAGATTACTGCAGTAACTATAATTAgtggccctgtttggatactctagcTCGGCTAGAGGTTAGAGCTAGTTTCTAGCTTTAGATTAGCCCTGAACTAACTCTAACTCAAGAGGTGTTTGGATGCAAGGGTTATATTAACAATAAATGTACTTTTCTAATCATTTGGCTCATTTAAACCATTTTTGCAGCCGGATTTGGTGTGGCAGGCTCTCATGTGGCCTCCTCCCGCACACTGACCTGCGGGCGCTGGAGACCCACTTGGAGGCGCGAAATCCGCCGTCCACACGTTCTACCAAACACAAGCAAATTGCAGCTGCGCAGCGCTATCAGAAAACGCCCCCTGCAGCGTCTCAGGCATGGCAGGGGGCCCCGCGAACCGCTAGAAAGCAACTGCAGCCTTCACGGCTCCTGTCTGTCACTCTAGTCTGTAGCGGCATGAACCACACATGCTTACATTGTTCTGGCAGCCCGAGGAGCAGCCTGTGTGTGCCCGGCAACGCGAGGTGAAAACTGTGAACCCAGCGGATTTCTGGTCGCTCGGCTAGGACGGCCGGTCACCGCGAAAAAAGCGTCGCGAAGGCGTCCGTTGGTGCGCTCGGCGTGGGAAGCGATGGGGGGATGGGAGTCGCGAGGATCCGGTGCGGGTGGAGTAATAAAAAAATAAGAGTTTTCAGTGGGCCCTACCAGaactagcccaaataatcacctcttttGGGAGATAGTTTTTTGGGGTGGGCTAGTTAcaaataacccactctagccctCCTGTTTGGATACTTTTGGGCTAGTTGAGCTCAAACTAGCACAAACTAGCTCTAGCCCCTAGATCCAAACAGGGCAGTGACAGTGTAATCCAGGTCTTTGAGATTGTAGTCTTCTGGGTCTTCCTGGCATGTAGGAAACCGTTGGTCCTCTAGACCACTCGTTCTCTGTATATGTACAAGCTCCATCTGGTTGAATACAATTGAGCATTTCTGTCACTTGTTCTCTTACATGGTATCAGCCGCTTCCTGCTCCATTCTTCCGCTGCCTCTCTCACTACTCTACGTCGTCTTCCTCATGGCGTCACCCTCCCAATCCTCCAGCTCCTCTCTCAGTGCCGCGTCCAACCCCTTCTCCACTCTTCCCGACGCGGACACTCCCACTGCTGCCACGATCGCCATGATCAACCTTCGGAATCATGTTCCAGTGATCCTCGCAATGGACGCCGCCAATTTCCGCCAGTGGCATACCTTCTTTGAACTGACGTTCAAGAAGTTCGTCCTGATGGATCATGTGGATGGCACCATTGACGCCGCCCTCATGCAACATGACCCCGAGTGGTGCCAGAACGAGTCGAGCATCACCTCTTGGCTCTACACTTCTCTGTCCAAGGACCTGATGGACGCGGTCTATCAGCCCCGCTCCACGGCGCAATCCGCCTGGCAGGCGATCAATAGCGAGTTCCTCGACAACAGCCTCCAGCGCGCCGTTTTCCTGCAACAAGACTTCCACAGTCTCTATCAAGGGGACATGTCGATCATGGAGTACTGTAGCCATCTCAAGCAGTTGGCCGACGCTCTCTACGACGTCGGTGCCGCTGTCACCGATCAGGCCCTCGTCATCAACACTCTCCGCGGCCTCCATCCTGACTATAGTGGCGCCGTCGCCGTCCTCTCCTCCAAGGTGCCGCCGTCGACtttcctcgtgcaggaggagcaGCGCACGTCTCTGACACGCAAGATGGCAGCCGCCACGGCACTCCTCGTGGCGGGCTCCTCCAACACTTCTGCTCCACCTCATCCCGCCAACCATGGTAGCCACGCTCCTTCCTCCACGGGCGGTGATCACCACAAAAAGCACAAGAACACGGACGGGCGGTTCCGCAATACCGGGAACACCTCCAGCACCGCTCGTCCACAAGGTGGATCTGCTTCTTCCGGGCCTCCGCCATCATGGGGCCAGGCGAACAATCCGTGGACCAGCTACGTGCAGGCATGGCCCACGAACCAATGGCGTGCTCCGCCTCAGGGTGCCCTCGGCCAGCGTCCCGGTACGCCCCAGCCACTAGGCGCTGGCTGCGTTCCAGGCGCCCCAGCTCCCGCAAGTGCCACAGATCGGTTTCGGCGAGGCGAACCCCTTCGCCATGCAGCAACAGCAGCCTCCTCACGGCCTCCTCTCCACCCTTCACGGTGCGCCGACACACGCTCCGCTCAGAGGACACGGTGGTGCTGATTGGTTCCTCGACACCGGGGCCTCCTCTCACATGGCCTCCAATTCCGGTATCctctcatccccttcctcccttcCTTCACCCTCTCATATTATTGTTGGCAACGGTGCTCCCCTTTCGGTCCAGTCCCATGGACACGCTCTTTTGcctacaccatcctcatctctTAAATTGAATAATGTTCTGATCTCCCCTCATTTGATTAAGAACCTTATTTCAGTTCGTTCTCTCACCGGCCCGCGACAATTCCGTTTCTGTCGAATTTGACCCGTGTGGCTTTTCCATAAAGGATCTTCGTTCCAAGATGGTTCTGCTCCGCTGTGACTCCTCCGGCGATCTCTATCCCCTCCGATGGCCGACATCCAATGGTCCAGCGCACACTCAGGCTCTTCTGGCCTCCCAAGACTCCAAGCTGTGGCATGCCTTTGGTTTTTCCTGTGCACGTGCCGCGAGCGGCCGGTGCGGCGCGCCCGTGAATCCCTGTCATCTCATAAAAAACTTGAGAGAGAAGGAAGCAGTCCGACGTCACGACGCTGCAGAGTTCGATAAAAACAAAATGCATCACCAGATCGGTTGCTAGTTTATACACCTACGGTTTCTCGAGGTGCGTGAGAGAGGCGACTTCCCGAAGGTTTTTGCATCTCTCACGCACCTCGAGAAACCACAGGTGTATGAATTAGCAACCGATCCGATGATGCATTTTGTTTTTATCGAACTCCACAGCGTCGTGACGTCGGACTGCTCCCTTCTCTCTCAAATTTTTTTTATGAGATGACAGGGATTCACGGGCGCGCCACACCGGCCGCTCAAGCCCATGGGCTAGGCATGGCACGGCCTAGCCTACAAGGGTCGGGCCGGTAGCGGCCCGACATCCCCCCACCCCCAGTCCCCCGCGGCCTGCTAGCCGGCCCAGCCCCAACGGCTCCCCCGCCTCCCCCCTCATATATAAGAGCACAGACGTGGCGCCCTCTCCCTCACCCCGAACCCTAAATCATTTCCACTTCCCTCGCCGCGCCGCTCTCGCCTCGTGGTCTCGTCTACTGGTGGCAGTCCGACCTCCCTGACTTCGGTGACCTCGATCCGCTGGCGAGCCTGTTTCCTACTCCTCGTCTCCTCCTACCTGAATCCCCTCCCTctccacctctcccttctccctctccctatcTCCCCTCTTGATCTCGGTGATAATGTGGGTTCGTGTCCCTGACTCTTCGTCTGTCCCTCCTCCACCGCTCGCCATCCTTCTAACCGGTTTGTCGTCTTCTCTGGGTGGCCCTCATCTTCTCTAGCACCGGGCTTCGGTTGCTCAGGTACAACCctaaccctcctcttcttccattgATGGTTGATCTATTCTGATCTATTCTTTTCCTCGTCCATCTCTTTGCGCAGGTCGATGGCCGATGCGTCGTCCTCTAGCTATGTGTCGGGTATCGTTATTagagatacccaaagcaaggaggttagcgcccacgctgactacaccagatggctcgagacatattaaaaggtcttgagcgacccaaggccatgggctccgtctcccccaaggtcgcgggttctgtctcgctcgaccctcaggagcgggctccgtctcgctcaaccccaaggccacgggctccatctcgcctaatcccttgggttcgtgctccgtctcacccgacccctcgggtgcgggctccgtctcacccgcccccttgggtttgtgctccgtctcacccgaccccaaggacacggGTTCCATCTCATCTGACAGGgatccataccgccgccaaccactccaggtccaagcgtatgggcatgggtcaaaactctgacaccaggaaaGAGGCTGGTActcctcgatgtaacccgtggccatgacgggccatagctggcgattcacatcaagaatagtgtcgggcgtgccggtactagttctgcctaatcctcgtacggatgcTGATAGacgtgtcagttcaccatgacgtccgtCGGGACTTAGTGGAACACCATGACCTGACAGATGACGCCtgtgcatggcgctagtgatgaacagggccgcgatgtggagccatccctgttgacatccaCAGGAtcaggtgggacccgcatgatggAGAAGAAAGACCCAGcaatcctagaagccttcttctctctctctctcattcttctcctttttccttcgctgtaacccgtgctttcccttcgcctataaaaggggaagtagggcgccccatgaaaggggGCTGGACCACAAGATAAAAACATAAGAGCACGACACAAGCACACTGgctgagcagcaatcgagctctcagcactcgttcactccttccaccagagacttgggatcctttccctctctcgcctatttgtaacccctactagaaaccaagtgtcggtaacatgagcagcagcgaactagacGTAGGTACGCGATCGCCAGGATAGCTGGCACAGGTTCCCACCGCCATCCAGCCTCTCCACTCTGCCTGATCTCGACGCGATCGCCGagacgcttgaggagctgcaCGCACTGAAGGCCCACACCCCTAGGAGCAACCAGCTCCTCGCcttcgattacgggaggctagagcacTAGCTCGACACCTTCCTGGGACAccgaccatcctaggaggacctacgccGCCTCACCTTTTCGTTCGCTAACATCATCAcgtagcttgccggaggagagcctGCTCTCCCTAGAATGCCTCATCTAGAGTGCCCCGACAGCACTCCCATTCGGTCTATGTAGCGCcacagagaccattggccaccttatgGTGCAGCGTAtgcccccatcccctacgaatgacaagttcgtggggatgaccaaatacatggtggaatctttccatgacctcctcgcggGAGAATCAGATTCATCCCTTcaactctgactctagtagggggagccatcacccctcgtgagaatgtttcatggcaggtaccccgagggatacatcgaaagcataCACGATGGAGGGGCTACCCAAACAGacaacctcgacgatgaggtcgatggggatgcagaggccccacctcgcctatgtgtagagcagctgagggcgcagtcaccaagagctcgaagaagcacaactccagctcgagcaggaacatgCGAAGCTCGAGCAAGAGTTTGAGCACCACGGAGACTGGTGGGCGTGCACATGCCGTGGCCCGCaacgtgaaccagaggatcatcgaggatgatgaagccctcccacacttcacccgagcAAGCCAGAACGTTGCTGCCACAATGGCCATACTCCGGGGGCTTTCGGAGCCcacgacacccgaggatcatcgggcccatcatgagatttgcacgctactcgagcgtgcagaGGCACGGTAGGCCGAGAGCTCGCTATCCCGATGATGCGAGCTCGACgtcagccagcgcacgcccttagAGCGCCCCTGATAGGGACGTATCAGTCCCCCAGGCGTAGCAAGGTGACGGGCCATGCACCAcggtcctggtgcatgagcgtctcagccTCCGCATGATGCGCGCAACACCCTGGATGCCCGCCGGCGTGCCCGCtgcgatgagagggaggaggctaaccACGGCTACCACCGCTCATTGTGGCAGATGCTACAATAGCAGCAAGGACCGAAGCTCAAGCCCTAACTTGCCGaggcctcaggcctttggccaacacatcccCAACGGCGTCTTCCCACCGTGGTATCAATCCACCggccaacatcccaaaatactctgggaaaacaaaccctagactatggtTCGAGGATTagtggcttgcttgccaagccggtggagcggatagtgataatttcattatccgccaccttccattgttcctggccgatttagcagcgagcgtggttggaacatctTCCACCCAaccaaatccaaagttgggcaggacctaaaagagatctttgtgggaaccttctagggcacatacacgcatcctgggaacccatgggatctcaaaaactaccgacagaagtccggggaaactcttcgtgggtacatccagcacttctcccggtagtgcaatgaaCTACCTAATGTCGCCAACAccaacgtcataggagctttcctatttgGGACCACCTTCATGTTcctagttcataagctaggactgTAAGGACCTGTGAACCACCaaagagctcctcgacatcaccaccggccatgcctcaggcgaggaggcggtcggggtgATTTTTGactgcctcaaaggcaaggcaaagcaggactGAGGATagtggcgaaggcgcctccaactgtcccaacaagaagaagaacaagcaatagcacgagggctcgctcatggccactgccGACCTGCAAGGGGGTCGGAAGCCCACCAAGGGTACCCCGGACGACttcaagaagctgctcgaagggtccatgcccaaaccatgctttccccgtcaagcacctatacaaggactgcatcCTCATAAAGTAGTTCTTGTCtaggaggctccaacaagggggagcataggaaggagcccaagctggCCGCAGATGATGCTGAGGGGAAGGacactggatttctgatgctggatagctacctcatgatctttggagggtcggcggcctatgactccaagtgccACCAGAAGCTTGCATGTCacgaggtctatatggccgagcTGGCCgtgcctaccttcctccgatggtcggagtctgccataacctttgattggactAACCACCCAAAAAGCGTCTCATAGCCGagaagatatccgctcgtggttgacccaatcatcagcacgaagtggctcaccaaggtactgttggatggaggcagtgacctcaacatcatgtacgttaaaacactcgacgccatgggcatcgaccgagcacgCATCCAGCCAACCGGGGCACCTTTTCATGGCATCATGGCAAGAAagcaagccatgccacttgggtacattgatctacccatcacctttggggattcgaccaattataggatggagacccttaccttcgaggtggtcagatTCCAtgaaacctaccatgcc from Miscanthus floridulus cultivar M001 chromosome 11, ASM1932011v1, whole genome shotgun sequence includes these protein-coding regions:
- the LOC136491906 gene encoding uncharacterized protein, whose protein sequence is MASPSQSSSSSLSAASNPFSTLPDADTPTAATIAMINLRNHVPVILAMDAANFRQWHTFFELTFKKFVLMDHVDGTIDAALMQHDPEWCQNESSITSWLYTSLSKDLMDAVYQPRSTAQSAWQAINSEFLDNSLQRAVFLQQDFHSLYQGDMSIMEYCSHLKQLADALYDVGAAVTDQALVINTLRGLHPDYSGAVAVLSSKVPPSTFLVQEEQRTSLTRKMAAATPRSFLHGR